One window from the genome of Pyxicephalus adspersus chromosome 6, UCB_Pads_2.0, whole genome shotgun sequence encodes:
- the SUZ12 gene encoding polycomb protein SUZ12 isoform X1: MAPQKHGGPANTGPPPGGAAPIKRAKMEQIRHDHELFLQAFEKPTQIYRFLRTRNLIAPIFLHRTLTYMSHRNSRSNARRKTFKIDEILLKVEKMKGDHEIDSLSAHLQLTFTGFFHKNDKPAQNSENEQSCVTLEVLLVKVCHKKRKDVSCPIRQVPTGKKQVPLNPDLNSSKPVNFPSLAMSSNEFEPSNSHMVKSYSLLFRVTRQGHRDYNGLSNGETNENIDVTEDPPTRRKRNASTRDEDKTFVAQMTVFDKNRRLQLLDGEYEVAMQEMEDCPVSKKRATWETILDGKRLPPFETFSQGPTLHFTLRWTSDATDKSTAPIAKPLATRNSECLPQEHRPAAVKPAQTIAVKESVSSDLPSKREKDVSTDPRQKLRIFYQFLYNNNTRQQTEARDDLHCPWCTLNCRKLYSLLKHLKLCHSRFIFNYVYHPKGARIDVSINECYDGSYAGNPQDIHRQPGFAFSRNGPVKRTPITHILVCRPKRTKASMSEFYESEDGEVEQQRTYSSGHNRLYFHSDTCLPLRPQEMEVDSEDEKDPEWLREKTITQIEEFSDVNEGEKEVMKMWNLHVMKHGFIADNQMNHACMQFVENYGQKIIERNLCRNFMLHLVSMHDFNLINISTIDKAVGKLRDMQYKMERGESPPSAPEECADEQHLATNGFSETNGRERALENEYVSEVPKQMKKQRL, from the exons ATGGCGCCTCAGAAACACGGCGGCCCCGCCAACACCGGACCACCACCGGGGGGAGCGGCGCCTATCAAGAGAGCAAAGATGGAGCAGATCCGCCACGACCACGAGCTCTTCCTGCAGGCCTTCGAGA aGCCCACCCAGATATATCGGTTTCTGAGGACAAGGAATCTTATTGCt CCAATATTTTTGCATCGGACGCTCACATACATGTCACACCGCAACTCCCGATCAAATGCCAGAAG gaaaacttttaaaattgatgAAATTCTGCTGAAGGTGGAGAAAATGAAAGGAGACCATGAAATAGACAG tcttTCTGCTCACCTGCAGCTTACATTCACCGGCTTCTTCCATAAAAATG ATAAACCTGCTCAGAATTCTGAGAATGAACAAAGTTGTGTGACACTGGAGGTTCTCCTGGTCAAAGTCTGTCATAAAAAGCGCAAG GATGTGAGCTGCCCTATAAGACAGGTCCCCACTGGGAAGAAACAGGTGCCTTTAAATCCTGACCTCAATTCTTCAAAACCTGTCAACTTCCCCTCACTGGCCATGTCCAGCAACGAGTTTGAACCCAGCAACAGCCACATGGTGAAATCCTATTCTCTGCTCTTCCGGGTCACCCGACAGGGTCACCGCGACTACAACGGCTTGTCAAACGGAGAGACCAATGAGAACATAG ATGTCACAGAGGATCCTCCCACCCGAAGAAAACGTAACGCCTCCACCCGGGATGAGGACAAGACGTTTGTGGCCCAGATGACGGTGTTTGACAAGAACAG GCGTCTACAATTACTGGACGGTGAATATGAAGTTGCCATGCAGGAAATGGAAGATTGTCCTGTCAGTAAGAAGAGGGCCACATGGGAGACAATCTTGGATGGCAAG AGGTTACCTCCCTTTGAGACCTTTTCTCAAGGTCCAACTCTACACTTTACCCTGCGATGGACAAGTGATGCAACAGATAAATCTACCGCACCAATTGCCAAACCTCTAGCAACACGCAACTCCGAATGTCTCCCTCAAGAACACAGGCCGGCAGCTGTCAAACCAGCACAGACTATAG CAGTGAAGGAGTCTGTGTCCTCTGATCTTCCATCAAAGAGAGAGAAGGACGTCTCCACCGATCCTCGTCAGAAGCTGCGCATATTTTACCAG TTTTTGTACAATAACAACACTCGCCAGCAGACAGAGGCCAGAGACGACCTGCACTGTCCGTGGTGCACTCTCAATTGCCGCAAACTTTACAGTTTACTGAAACACCTCAAGCTGTGTCACAGCCGCTTCATCTTTAATTATGTG TATCATCCCAAAGGCGCACGAATTGACGTCTCAATCAATGAGTGCTATGATGGATCCTATGCTGGAAACCCCCAGGACATTCATCGCCAGCCGGGATTTGCCTTTAGTCGGAATGGGCCTGTGAAGCGGACCCCCATAACTCACATCCTAGTGTGCAG ACCAAAGCGCACAAAAGCCAGCATGTCAGAGTTTTATGAATCTGAGGATGGAGAGGTGGAACAGCAGAGGACATACAGCAGCGGCCATAACAGACTGTACTTCCACAGTGACACGTGCCTTCCTCTCCGGCCCCAGGAGATGGAGGTGGACAGTGAGGATGAAAAGGACCCAGAGTGGCTGAGGGAGAAAACAATTACT CAAATTGAGGAGTTCTCTGATGTTAATGAAGGGGAGAAGGAAGTGATGAAGATGTGGAACCTGCATGTTATGAAGCATGG GTTCATTGCTGACAATCAAATGAATCATGCCTGCATGCAGTTTGTAGAGAATTATGGACAGAAAATTATTGAGAGGAACCTGTGCCGTAACTTCATGCTCCACTTGGTCAGTATGCACGACTTCAACCTAATCAACATCTCCACCATAGACAAAGCTGTGGGCAAACTCCGAGACATGCAGTACAAGATGGAGAGGGGAGAGTCCCCACCTTCTGCCCCAGAGGAGTGTGCCGATGAGCAGCACTTGGCCACCAATGGGTTCAGTGAGACCAACGGCAGAGAAAGAGCTTTAGAAAACGAGTATGTGTCAGAGGTCCCCAAACAGATGAAGAAGCAGCGTCTGTAG
- the SUZ12 gene encoding polycomb protein SUZ12 isoform X2: protein MAPQKHGGPANTGPPPGGAAPIKRAKMEQIRHDHELFLQAFEKPTQIYRFLRTRNLIAPIFLHRTLTYMSHRNSRSNARRKTFKIDEILLKVEKMKGDHEIDSLSAHLQLTFTGFFHKNDKPAQNSENEQSCVTLEVLLVKVCHKKRKDVSCPIRQVPTGKKQVPLNPDLNSSKPVNFPSLAMSSNEFEPSNSHMVKSYSLLFRVTRQGHRDYNGLSNGETNENIDVTEDPPTRRKRNASTRDEDKTFVAQMTVFDKNRRLQLLDGEYEVAMQEMEDCPVSKKRATWETILDGKRLPPFETFSQGPTLHFTLRWTSDATDKSTAPIAKPLATRNSECLPQEHRPAAVKPAQTIVKESVSSDLPSKREKDVSTDPRQKLRIFYQFLYNNNTRQQTEARDDLHCPWCTLNCRKLYSLLKHLKLCHSRFIFNYVYHPKGARIDVSINECYDGSYAGNPQDIHRQPGFAFSRNGPVKRTPITHILVCRPKRTKASMSEFYESEDGEVEQQRTYSSGHNRLYFHSDTCLPLRPQEMEVDSEDEKDPEWLREKTITQIEEFSDVNEGEKEVMKMWNLHVMKHGFIADNQMNHACMQFVENYGQKIIERNLCRNFMLHLVSMHDFNLINISTIDKAVGKLRDMQYKMERGESPPSAPEECADEQHLATNGFSETNGRERALENEYVSEVPKQMKKQRL, encoded by the exons ATGGCGCCTCAGAAACACGGCGGCCCCGCCAACACCGGACCACCACCGGGGGGAGCGGCGCCTATCAAGAGAGCAAAGATGGAGCAGATCCGCCACGACCACGAGCTCTTCCTGCAGGCCTTCGAGA aGCCCACCCAGATATATCGGTTTCTGAGGACAAGGAATCTTATTGCt CCAATATTTTTGCATCGGACGCTCACATACATGTCACACCGCAACTCCCGATCAAATGCCAGAAG gaaaacttttaaaattgatgAAATTCTGCTGAAGGTGGAGAAAATGAAAGGAGACCATGAAATAGACAG tcttTCTGCTCACCTGCAGCTTACATTCACCGGCTTCTTCCATAAAAATG ATAAACCTGCTCAGAATTCTGAGAATGAACAAAGTTGTGTGACACTGGAGGTTCTCCTGGTCAAAGTCTGTCATAAAAAGCGCAAG GATGTGAGCTGCCCTATAAGACAGGTCCCCACTGGGAAGAAACAGGTGCCTTTAAATCCTGACCTCAATTCTTCAAAACCTGTCAACTTCCCCTCACTGGCCATGTCCAGCAACGAGTTTGAACCCAGCAACAGCCACATGGTGAAATCCTATTCTCTGCTCTTCCGGGTCACCCGACAGGGTCACCGCGACTACAACGGCTTGTCAAACGGAGAGACCAATGAGAACATAG ATGTCACAGAGGATCCTCCCACCCGAAGAAAACGTAACGCCTCCACCCGGGATGAGGACAAGACGTTTGTGGCCCAGATGACGGTGTTTGACAAGAACAG GCGTCTACAATTACTGGACGGTGAATATGAAGTTGCCATGCAGGAAATGGAAGATTGTCCTGTCAGTAAGAAGAGGGCCACATGGGAGACAATCTTGGATGGCAAG AGGTTACCTCCCTTTGAGACCTTTTCTCAAGGTCCAACTCTACACTTTACCCTGCGATGGACAAGTGATGCAACAGATAAATCTACCGCACCAATTGCCAAACCTCTAGCAACACGCAACTCCGAATGTCTCCCTCAAGAACACAGGCCGGCAGCTGTCAAACCAGCACAGACTATAG TGAAGGAGTCTGTGTCCTCTGATCTTCCATCAAAGAGAGAGAAGGACGTCTCCACCGATCCTCGTCAGAAGCTGCGCATATTTTACCAG TTTTTGTACAATAACAACACTCGCCAGCAGACAGAGGCCAGAGACGACCTGCACTGTCCGTGGTGCACTCTCAATTGCCGCAAACTTTACAGTTTACTGAAACACCTCAAGCTGTGTCACAGCCGCTTCATCTTTAATTATGTG TATCATCCCAAAGGCGCACGAATTGACGTCTCAATCAATGAGTGCTATGATGGATCCTATGCTGGAAACCCCCAGGACATTCATCGCCAGCCGGGATTTGCCTTTAGTCGGAATGGGCCTGTGAAGCGGACCCCCATAACTCACATCCTAGTGTGCAG ACCAAAGCGCACAAAAGCCAGCATGTCAGAGTTTTATGAATCTGAGGATGGAGAGGTGGAACAGCAGAGGACATACAGCAGCGGCCATAACAGACTGTACTTCCACAGTGACACGTGCCTTCCTCTCCGGCCCCAGGAGATGGAGGTGGACAGTGAGGATGAAAAGGACCCAGAGTGGCTGAGGGAGAAAACAATTACT CAAATTGAGGAGTTCTCTGATGTTAATGAAGGGGAGAAGGAAGTGATGAAGATGTGGAACCTGCATGTTATGAAGCATGG GTTCATTGCTGACAATCAAATGAATCATGCCTGCATGCAGTTTGTAGAGAATTATGGACAGAAAATTATTGAGAGGAACCTGTGCCGTAACTTCATGCTCCACTTGGTCAGTATGCACGACTTCAACCTAATCAACATCTCCACCATAGACAAAGCTGTGGGCAAACTCCGAGACATGCAGTACAAGATGGAGAGGGGAGAGTCCCCACCTTCTGCCCCAGAGGAGTGTGCCGATGAGCAGCACTTGGCCACCAATGGGTTCAGTGAGACCAACGGCAGAGAAAGAGCTTTAGAAAACGAGTATGTGTCAGAGGTCCCCAAACAGATGAAGAAGCAGCGTCTGTAG
- the CRLF3 gene encoding cytokine receptor-like factor 3: MEEAEVERLVLEAKESIEAAINYRRELQHRLRGLGQARTQIKESAAHTRDALRQHFQDMRNAVSKMLDERLTVLLQQVEAIEHESIKPLDDCQKLLEHGVSTAEDLLREGEVAVSTTGENHQNLCNFTNKALHIQLDSLPEVPSLVEVPCLSAQLDDSLLSVARDHISSHGTVASRPPVQIEELIERPGGILVKWCKVDDDFVVQDYRLQYRRHNSGHFEDSYVGPDCEFIVLQIDPNVNYQFRVCARGDGRQEWSPWSVPQMGHTCLIPHEWSPGLEGYSLSSRRNIALRNDSPCQSVLYSKTATYFPGQTLTFRVETSGQLDKRDSIGVCVDKDGGCDSLQRDQAVCISPGGAVYVNGKEMTNQLPPVSPGSTITFDMETVSLGPNNNNEGPHQRRRVTIGSGNREVVFDWLLEQSCDALYFGCSFVHPNWKVLVF, translated from the exons ATGGAGGAGGCCGAGGTAGAGCGCCTGGTACTGGAGGCCAAGGAAAGTATAGAGGCCGCCATCAACTACCGGAGGGAACTGCAACACCGACTGCGGGGGCTGGGCCAGGCCAGGACACAG ATCAAGGAAAGTGCGGCCCATACACGAGACGCCCTGCGCCAACACTTCCAGGATATGAGAAATGCCGTCTCCAAGATGCTAGATGAAAGGCTCACCGTTCTCTTACAACAAGTAGAAGCCATCGAACATGAGAGCATCAAGCCGCTGGATGATTGTCAGAAACTGCTGGAACATGGCGTCAGTACAGCCGAGGACCTCCTCCGAGAAG gtgaggTTGCTGTGTCCACAACTGGAGAAAACCACCAGAACTTGTGCAATTTCACAAACAAAGCTCTTCACATTCAGCTGGACAG CTTGCCGGAGGTGCCATCGCTGGTTGAAGTCCCCTGTCTTTCGGCTCAGTTGGATGACTCTCTCCTCTCGGTGGCCAGAGATCACATCTCTAGCCATGGCACCGTGGCCTCCAGACCTCCGGTACAGATCGAGGAGCTGATTGAAAGGCCCGGAGGGATCCTGGTGAAATGGTGTAAG GTAGATGATGACTTTGTGGTGCAGGATTACCGGCTTCAGTACCGTAGACACAACTCTGGTCATTTTGAAGATTCATATGTGGGCCCCGATTGTGAATTTATAGTCCTGCAGATTGACCCCAATGTGAATTACCAGTTCCGTGTGTGTGCCCGGGGGGATGGGCGCCAGGAGTGGAGTCCATGGAGCGTTCCACAGATGGGCCACACATGTCTTATTCCTCATG AGTGGAGTCCAGGGTTAGAAGGTTACAGTCTCAGTAGCCGAAGGAACATCGCCCTCCGAAATGACAGTCCCTGCCAGTCCGTCCTCTACTCCAAAACAGCTACCTACTTCCCAGGACAGACACTGACGTTCAG GGTGGAGACCTCAGGACAGCTGGATAAGAGGGACAGTATTGGAGTTTGTGTGGACAAGGATGGTGGATGCGACTCCCTGCAGAGGGACCAGGCTGTTTGTATTAGTCCTGGGG GTGCCGTGTATGTAAATGGTAAAGAGATGACCAATCAGCTGCCTCCTGTTTCCCCTGGTTCCACCATAACATTTGATATGGAGACTGTAAGTCTAGGGCCCAACAACAACAATGAGGGCCCACATCAGCGACGCAGAGTGACTATAGGCTCTGGAAACAGGGAAGTTGTATTTGATTGGCTGCTGGAGCAATCATGTGATGCTCTGTATTTTGGATGTTCCTTTGTCCACCCCAATTGGAAGGTTCTGGTGTTTTAA